A region from the Aegilops tauschii subsp. strangulata cultivar AL8/78 chromosome 5, Aet v6.0, whole genome shotgun sequence genome encodes:
- the LOC109757155 gene encoding uncharacterized protein: MAPPAAALLGPPIAIVDTDMPDRKPKAKPTPKKPKRAQLRGDSSSSDDDSDSEGDYSDAEPPRSCVSRPPKAEGKALAYASSGDPCVDFFFQVVPAATAAADVAALLSVAWAGDARTALRLVCHLRGVRGLGKSDREGFYAAALWMHANHPRTLAANLASFARFGCLKDLPEIVYRVLHGPRDERKDGDDSTRVHRRGGSRNNKRRCLGAAAEAAKARRQKETEHAQVVLARYDSDESFRFLYDRVAELFAELLKSDLEHLRSGDTAKIGLAAKWCPSLRSSYDRSTLLCEAIARRVFPRDSSPEYLSIPDKHYAYRVRNRLRREVDVPLRKVLELPEVYMSARKWDELPYARVASRAMRQYKQAFDKHDKSGVAGFYDEVRAGLTRIPADAVLPHEILAAALKGEHDESAELQWRHMVASLASEGRLSNCIAMCALSSSVEKPPAAAAIALGLLISELSKDPWKGRVITFDATHQLHKVRGASLVEKLRTLAAVRAQKGANLQAVFNKILNVAVAGGLSKDMMVKRVFVLSDMEFDGWVGGEAWVSEHEAIKKKFAAEGFAVPEVVFWNVGTSKASVPVVAAQAGVALVSGYSKNLVRLFLEADGVLTPSAIMADAISGPEYDALEVLD; encoded by the coding sequence ATGGCGCCCCCCGCGGCCGCGCTCCTCGGCCCTCCCATCGCCATCGTCGACACCGACATGCCCGACCGCAAGCCCAAGGCCAAGCCGACGCCGAAGAAGCCGAAGCGCGCGCAGCTCCGCGGCGACtcgtcgtcatcggacgacgactCCGACTCCGAGGGCGACTACAGCGACGCCGAGCCGCCCCGCTCCTGCGTCTCGCGCCCGCCGAAGGCCGAGGGGAAGGCGCTCGCGTACGCCTCGTCGGGCGACCCCTGCGTCGACTTCTTCTTCCAGGTCGTCCCGGCCGCCACggcggccgccgacgtggccgcGCTCCTCAGCGTCGCCTGGGCCGGCGACGCGCGCACGGCGCTCCGCCTCGTGTGCCACCTCCGCGGCGTACGCGGGCTCGGTAAGTCCGACCGGGAGGGCTTCTACGCCGCCGCGCTCTGGATGCACGCCAACCACCCGCGCACCCTCGCCGCCAACCTCGCCTCCTTCGCCAGGTTCGGCTGCCTCAAGGACCTCCCCGAGATCGTCTACCGCGTCCTCCACGGCCCCCGCGACGAGCGCAAGGACGGCGACGACAGCACCAGGGTCCACCGCCGCGGCGGCTCCCGTAACAACAAGCGGCGCTGCCTCGGCGCGGCCGCCGAGGCCGCCAAGGCCAGGCGGCAGAAGGAGACGGAGCACGCGCAGGTCGTCCTCGCCCGCTACGACTCGGACGAGAGCTTCCGCTTCCTCtacgaccgcgtcgccgagctcttCGCCGAGCTGCTCAAGTCCGACCTCGAGCACCTGCGCTCGGGCGACACGGCCAAGATCGGGCTCGCCGCCAAGTGGTGCCCGTCGCTCCGCTCGTCCTACGACCGCTCGACCCTGCTCTGCGAGGCCATCGCCCGCCGCGTCTTCCCGCGCGACTCGAGCCCGGAGTACCTCAGCATCCCCGACAAGCACTACGCGTACCGCGTCCGCAACCGGCTCCGCCGCGAGGTGGACGTGCCGCTGCGCAAGGTCCTGGAGCTCCCGGAGGTGTACATGAGCGCGCGCAAGTGGGACGAGCTCCCCTACGCGCGCGTGGCGTCGCGGGCGATGCGGCAGTACAAGCAGGCCTTCGATAAGCACGACAAGTCAGGCGTGGCCGGCTTCTACGACGAGGTGCGCGCCGGGCTGACCAGGATCCCGGCGGACGCGGTGCTGCCTCACGAGATCTTGGCCGCGGCCCTCAAGGGCGAGCACGACGAGTCGGCGGAGCTCCAGTGGCGCCACATGGTGGCGTCCCTGGCGTCGGAGGGCCGCCTCAGCAACTGCATCGCCATGTGCGCCCTCTCGAGCTCGGTGGAGAAGCCGCCCGCGGCCGCGGCCATCGCGCTGGGGCTGCTGATCTCGGAGCTGAGCAAGGATCCGTGGAAGGGGCGGGTGATCACCTTCGACGCCACGCACCAGCTGCACAAGGTGCGCGGCGCGTCGCTGGTGGAGAAGCTGCGGACGCTGGCCGCCGTGAGGGCACAGAAGGGCGCGAACCTGCAGGCCGTCTTCAACAAGATCCTGAACGTGGCGGTGGCCGGCGGGCTGTCCAAGGACATGATGGTGAAGCGGGTGTTCGTGCTGAGCGACATGGAGTTCGACGGGTGGGTGGGCGGCGAGGCGTGGGTGTCGGAGCACGAGGCCATCAAGAAGAAGTTCGCCGCGGAGGGGTTCGCCGTGCCCGAGGTGGTGTTCTGGAACGTGGGCACGTCCAAGGCGTCGGTGCCGGTGGTGGCGGCGCAGGCCGGCGTGGCGCTGGTGAGCGGCTACTCGAAGAACCTGGTGCGGCTGTTCCTGGAGGCGGACGGCGTGCTCACCCCGTCGGCCATCATGGCCGACGCCATCTCCGGCCCCGAGTACGACGCCCTCGAGGTGCTCGACTGA